In the Eptesicus fuscus isolate TK198812 chromosome 12, DD_ASM_mEF_20220401, whole genome shotgun sequence genome, one interval contains:
- the CBLN2 gene encoding cerebellin-2, producing MPAPGQGPRRPPLTMPGLRGALHEPTGCGSCLGAALALLLLLLPAGCPVRAQNDTEPIVLEGKCLVVCDSSPSADGAVTSSLGISVRSGSAKVAFSATRSTNHEPSEMSNRTMTIYFDQVLVNIGNHFDLASSIFVAPRKGIYSFSFHVVKVYNRQTIQVSLMQNGYPVISAFAGDQDVTREAASNGVLLLMEREDKVHLKLERGNLMGGWKYSTFSGFLVFPL from the exons ATGCCggcgcctggccagggcccccgcCGGCCGCCGCTGACCATGCCCGGGCTCCGGGGGGCGCTGCACGAGCCGACGGGCTGCGGCTCCTGCCTCGGGGCGGCGctggccctgctgctgctgctgctgcccgccGGCTGCCCGGTGCGGGCACAGAACGACACGGAGCCCATCGTGCTGGAGGGCAAGTGCCTGGTGGTGTGCGACTCCAGCCCATCGGCGGACGGTGCTGTCACCTCCTCGCTTGGCATCTCCGTGCGCTCTGGCAGCGCCAAAGTGGCCTTCTCCGCCACACGGAGCACCAACCACGAGCCGTCGGAGATGAGCAACCGCACCATGACCATTTACTTCGACCAG GTGTTAGTAAATATTGGCAACCATTTCGATCTTGCCTCCAGTATATTTGTAGCTCCGAGAAAAGGGATTTATAGCTTCAGCTTCCACGTGGTCAAAGTGTACAACAGACAGACCATCCAG GTCAGTTTAATGCAGAATGGCTATCCAGTGATCTCAGCATTCGCAGGAGACCAGGACGTGACCAGAGAAGCAGCCAGCAATGGGGTCCTGctgctgatggagagggaggacAAGGTGCACCTCAAACTGGAGCGGGGCAACCTCATGGGAGGCTGGAAGTACTCCACCTTCTCCGGCTTCTTGGTGTTTCCTCTATAA